In Choristoneura fumiferana chromosome 27, NRCan_CFum_1, whole genome shotgun sequence, the sequence AAATATTTCTCGTCGTGGTGGAGAGCTTGCACTGGGACCAGCACGTAGACCCCTTCGTCTATGGTCAGGTCCGTGCCAGGGAAGGTGTATTGACGCGCGCATCGACGGATCAGGAAACCCACGGACGGAAACATCCGGATGCCTTCTCTGgaaattatgaaataatattttgtttgtgatttGAATCAGCGGTACGAGGAAAAGCTTTCAAGTTTCTAGATTCGGGCGagatctgaggccgtatttGTCTAATATATCTAATGTCGGAAAGAAGTGGTGCCTCTTTTATCAGATTTCATACATAGTATGCAGTGTCCCACTAACTTGCTCAATTCTTCCTCTAACGTAAAGTAACCCCCGTAACGTATGTAATTAGATTTGTTGAATAGCATAATTATGATGAAAATCAGAACTAACTTACTTGAAGCACATCTCCAAATACTTCATCTCTTTGACGGCGTCGTAGCAGAGTTTGTTGTCGTACCGACTGAGGACGTGGTCGATCTCCTGCTGGCACTTGCGCTGCGCCTCCGGGTGGAAGGCGAGCTGGTGCAGCGTGTAGCTGGCGGCTGACGAAGACGTCTCAAAGCCTGCCGCGAAGAATATGAACACCTGAGCAGCTATCAGCATATCGTCTAGCTGCAGCTCTGCTTTCTGCGGAGTTCCATCGGGATTCCTCCTTTCCAAAGACTCTCCAATGATCACACCTTGCCCTTTTAACTCGAAAAACAAATCTATAAAGTCGTTTCTTTGTGATGGCTTATAATTTCTCTGCTCCATAATACTTTTCACTAttgaaacagtatttttttccacCCCCGGGTGCAATATGTGAAGATGCTTAAACGTTTCTGGAAACATCCACTTCAGTCCCGAAACGATAGCTCCTCGCGCGGTAACTGTGAAAATCTGTTTTCCTAACTGACGAAAAATTGAGTTTTCATCGTCGATGGAGTCGGCATCGATGCCGAAGCCGCAGACGCCGATGAAGTCGGTGGTGTAGCGCGCCATGAGGTCGCGCACGTCCAGCTCCGCGCCTTtcgccgcgcccgcgcgcgcCATGTGCTGCAGGCGCTCAGTCCTCTCCACGATCAGCGGGAACATCGCCTTCAGCTTGCCCGACGTGAACGCCGGCGTCAGCCGCTGACGCAGCAGCTTCCACAGGTCACCATCGGCAAAGAACAAGTTCTTCATCATCGGTTCTATAACAGTCTTGTGGTGATTCAACCCTCTTGCGTAGAAATAGTTAAAGTCTGATACCAACACATGCTTTATCAGTTCTGGATCCCGTATAAGTAGGGAGACTGCGTGCCCCCCGAAGTATCCAACGTATTTTTCGTTCGGGTATTTTTGGTACAGCTCCGCAAGGTATTGCGCAAAGTTGACTTTCTGGAAGAAGACTCGACGAATGCTGCCGATGAAAGGTACTGGTTTATCATATTTTACACCTCTGGTTTTCCAGTAATCATGGTTTCTTGTActccataaataaattaaatagaccGTCACCCCAAACGCTACGAACAGAAACATGTTTCCTTTTCTTTTCTGGCTGTGTTTCGATATAAAATAGAAATTATTCACTCCCGTGTTGTGTTATCAAGAACAAAAgacaaactagtttataataatagttcTTTCCTTGAATAACAATTGGATCGCGTGATTGGGCTAGAAATAATGTTACTTGTGTAAAAACATAATGACAACTCAACAAACGACCTCATTTAGTTAATCGgctcaaagtttttttgcaataaCATGCAGTAAGTAAGCAAGCATTTATTGAAGTTTTGTGCAGCAAATACTCATATTCTTACGATACTGGATAAATGCAGTGAAATAGACTGACACAAGTGACATAATGTTGTTACTTTACACCTGCCAACTTGTGAGTTAAGCGCATCAGATCAGTATAATACGTATTCAGAACTGATATAGGTTCTGCAGTGCCTCGACCAGTTTTATTAGTATTATCGCTTCTAGATTTCTATACTATATTGTACATTAAGTAATCTGTAGAAAGTCATAGAGTATGATGATCTACTGGTAATGGTGCATTTGACAGTACTTAGTTTAAATGTGCAATATGGGgccattaataaataatattatctatcttctatctatacATAGGAATAAATCTGTAGAAAGTCGGTGTCTGTGCATTGGAAATATTTAAGAAAACTGTTACTGGGGGCCTAATTAGCGCAAATAGAACCCAATACAAGGATTTTTAGAATAATTGTCTTTTTGCTTGTGCATTTTGCACACGCTAATCTCAGAAACCACTCAACGTAGAAGGATGCGGTTTTCACTGATGTGTTGTCCTTGCCTTggattaacattttattttgcatttatttaaaataaaaaataaaatatgcgtaaagttaaagtaaagcagactaaaaaa encodes:
- the LOC141443616 gene encoding cytochrome P450 6B6-like, translating into MFLFVAFGVTVYLIYLWSTRNHDYWKTRGVKYDKPVPFIGSIRRVFFQKVNFAQYLAELYQKYPNEKYVGYFGGHAVSLLIRDPELIKHVLVSDFNYFYARGLNHHKTVIEPMMKNLFFADGDLWKLLRQRLTPAFTSGKLKAMFPLIVERTERLQHMARAGAAKGAELDVRDLMARYTTDFIGVCGFGIDADSIDDENSIFRQLGKQIFTVTARGAIVSGLKWMFPETFKHLHILHPGVEKNTVSIVKSIMEQRNYKPSQRNDFIDLFFELKGQGVIIGESLERRNPDGTPQKAELQLDDMLIAAQVFIFFAAGFETSSSAASYTLHQLAFHPEAQRKCQQEIDHVLSRYDNKLCYDAVKEMKYLEMCFKEGIRMFPSVGFLIRRCARQYTFPGTDLTIDEGVYVLVPVQALHHDEKYFEEPEKFIPERFSAERVSSIPNHVYFPFGGGPRSCIGGRLGLMQSLVGLAALLRTCTVAPSVNTLRTPLSDPAAMLVQNIKGGLPLQLQERKFPATLH